One region of Armigeres subalbatus isolate Guangzhou_Male chromosome 3, GZ_Asu_2, whole genome shotgun sequence genomic DNA includes:
- the LOC134219228 gene encoding vitellogenin-A1, with protein sequence MLTKILLVALAGLTAAYQYENSFTGNYAGYKPGYEGYNYKNGFEYGYQNAYQAAFYKYRQNMSTEFEFNSWVPNREYVYNVTSKTMTALAELDDQWTGVFTRAYLVIRPKSRDYVVAYVKQPEYAVFNERLPHGYETNMHMDAFKYRPMPMTSKPFGIRYHKGAIKGLYVEKTVFNNEVNILKAWVSQLQVDTRGANRMHSSRPVHPNKGEVNCHYKVMEPLVTGECETHYDVNLIPAYMIQAHKQWVPQGHLRGEDGQFIQVTKTQNFDRCDQRMGYHFGFTGYSDFRPNTNQMGNVASKSLVSYMYLTGNWYNFTIQSSSSINKVAIAPSLVNKEPALVYAQVNLTLNDVNVYDKVPAGPAEDQKVFVDLVYSYNLSSDKKNNVRPGNETESSSSSSSSSSSSSSSESSESSSSSSSSESEENPKVSPVDQYKRQLDQVEKRGNRNRRDLNAYKEKKYYEAYKMDQYRLSRKNDTSSDSSSSDDSSSSSSSSSSESDERNNSTSSDSSSSSSSSSSSSSYSSSSSSSSESYSLSSEELYYQPAPVSFDHAPEAPFLPYFTGYKGYNIFYARNVDADRSVGRLVDEIAADLQNPSNMPKANTMSKFNILTRAIRVMGHQEMYELAQKYFVSQKERQEAELTDKKFSKRVDAWVVYRDALAEAGTPAAFKLISEYIKEKKLCGYEAATVVSSMAKSIRFPTENLMHEFFLLVTSDVVLHQEYLNTTALFAYSDFVNQAHVSNRSAYNYYPVFSFGRLADADYKIIEHKIVPFFAHKLREAVQFGDSIRTQVYIRCLGNLGHPHILSVFKSYLEGKIEITDFQRLAMIAALDNLVIYYPELARSVLYRAYMNTADVHEVRCAAIHLLMRTDPPADMLQRMAESTHHEPSRYVRAAVKSAIETAALADDYDNYSELAENAKAAVNFLYPEDVSVQYSFNHIRDYAMENLEMSYRLHYGEIASEDHRYPSGVFYHLRQNYGGFKKYTSFYYLVSSMEAFFDIFEKQYNTKYFADYYKSADYSTNFYNFDKYSKYYKQYFYSKNDEYYQKYYGPKKNDYNDKEPSKFTAPRIAKLLNIDAQEAEQLEGQLLFKLFNGYFFYAFDNQTIENLPHKMRHLFEDLEKGYDCDFTKFYQQQDVVLAWPLATGFPFLYTLKAPTVFKFEVEASAKSHPQVYKQPAGHPENENDDFFYMPQSMNGSVDVNLLYHRMVDAKVGFMTPFDHQRYIAGYQKKLHGYLPLNIELGLDFVNDEYEFEMKFQDPKEDHLMFHLSSWPYTGFKDITDMRPIAENPNAKIVHDEDQTTKSLEYTFGQDMTGVALRLHAKYDYDFFNFQQFWTSIKRHDFVSAVNYPFAYQPYEYHQFNLYYDAQRTHAKSFKFFAYQKFGTPSFEETGPKHPANRHSYSGNYYESNYAQPFVYSAGSKRRSEQFFRNAASGIRNSFVRYYDFGFEFYAPKQKSEFVFTTAFADSPVDKTSRQLYYFHASPMFPSQSYFRDIPFSGKQFQICATATSEFPRVPYMKFSDFDKYYGDASQTFDILYGESCQGGAHVSVKGKQKQTGKYREYLGFSDDAKACREQMANGYYQFEECQNAIDLAYYYDFYDYSIEYKDVGAVAKNYSAKAFDYFQYAFYPYFESNFFYQGKHNQIKAEFEFAPYGDYYNASWYGPNYAFQVKNYPIENDYSTYFPYFFKYTFFPRYQPYFLHRLPSHKQRDRPYSELSDYEQFAVFGRKPQYPSCSFSKDYFYTFDDKKYFYDMGECWHTILYTVKPDYDFYAQQSHFYNSDYDYKYKNGFEEYEQFAALARRDSNNQLYFKFLFGDNTIDIFPKNGDVPMVMFNGRPYDISQYNIAHFEYKESYPSFPYFYAFAYPNKDLEVSFFGGKLKFATDGYRARFFSDYSFYNNFVGLCGTNSGEYFDEFVTPDHCYMRKPEFFAASYAITGQNCTGPAKAFNYAYQQKAKEECVKREVYYGDIIYEHENFHPRYRYYNHNVEDSSSSSSSSDSSSSSSSSSSSESNSDSSSDSSDSSSSEEHREFHPHQQNHTLKDCPVQHQHQFIQQGDKICFTLRPLPACHSKCAATDKISRYFDVHCFEKSSPQAEKLRSEISRGNNPDLRNYSSHKTLKFNYPKSCVHKAY encoded by the exons ATGCTAACGAAGATTCTTCTCGTCGCCTTGG CGGGACTAACTGCTGCCTATCAGTACGAGAACTCGTTCACGGGCAACTATGCTGGCTATAAACCTGGCTACGAAGGTTACAATTACAAGAACGGATTTGAATATGGATATCAAAACGCTTACCAAGCTGCATTCTACAAGTACCGGCAGAATATGAGCACGGAATTCGAATTCAATTCGTGGGTACCCAAccgtgaatatgtgtacaacgTGACATCTAAGACCATGACTGCCTTGGCGGAATTGGACGACCAATGGACGGGGGTTTTCACCCGTGCTTACCTGGTCATCCGTCCCAAGAGTCGGGATTACGTCGTTGCCTATGTCAAGCAGCCAGAATACGCTGTATTCAATGAACGTCTGCCACACGGATATGAAACCAACATGCATATGGATGCATTCAAGTACCGCCCAATGCCCATGACCAGCAAGCCATTCGGCATCCGGTACCACAAGGGAGCCATCAAGGGTCTGTACGTTGAGAAAACCGTCTTCAACAACGAAGTTAACATTCTGAAGGCATGGGTTAGCCAGCTGCAAGTTGATACTCGTGGAGCCAACAGGATGCACTCCAGCAGACCTGTTCATCCGAACAAGGGCGAAGTCAACTGCCACTACAAAGTTATGGAACCACTGGTTACCGGTGAATGCGAAACCCACTACGATGTCAATTTGATCCCAGCCTACATGATCCAGGCTCACAAACAATGGGTTCCACAAGGTCATCTACGTGGTGAAGATGGTCAGTTCATCCAAGTTACCAAAACTCAGAACTTTGACCGTTGCGATCAGCGAATGGGCTATCACTTCGGATTCACTGGATACAGTGATTTCAGGCCCAACACCAACCAGATGGGAAATGTTGCATCCAAATCTTTGGTTTCGTACATGTATTTGACAGGAAATTGGTACAACTTTACCATCCAATCGTCTAGCTCAATCAACAAGGTTGCCATCGCTCCTTCCCTAGTGAACAAGGAGCCTGCTCTGGTATATGCTCAGGTTAACTTGACCCTCAACGATGTGAATGTCTACGACAAGGTCCCAGCCGGTCCAGCCGAAGACCAGAAAGTGTTCGTTGATCTGGTGTACAGCTACAACTTGTCAAGCGATAAGAAGAACAACGTTCGTCCAGGAAATGAAACCGaatcatcttcatcatcgtCTTCCTCTTCGTCATCATCTTCGTCCTCGGAATCTTCGGAATCCAGTTCATCTAGCTCTTCTTCCGAATCTGAGGAGAATCCCAAAGTCAGCCCTGTTGATCAATACAAACGTCAGCTAGATCAAGTCGAGAAGCGAGGCAACCGAAACCGTCGTGACCTGAATGCTTACAAGGAGAAGAAGTACTACGAAGCCTACAAAATGGATCAATATCGCCTGAGCCGCAAGAATGACACATCTTCAGATTCCAGCAGCTCTGACGATTCTTCTTCGTCCAGCTCATCTAGCTCATCGGAGTCTGACGAGCGCAATAACAGTACTTCGTCCGATTCATCGAGTTCTtcctcgtcatcgtcgtcgtcgtcatcctACTCCTCGTCTTCTTCGTCCTCTTCGGAGTCTTACTCGTTGAGCAGCGAAGAATTATACTACCAACCAGCTCCAGTAAGCTTTGACCATGCTCCTGAAGCACCTTTCCTGCCATACTTCACCGGATACAAGGGATACAACATCTTCTACGCACGCAATGTTGATGCTGACCGCTCAGTTGGCCGACTAGTCGACGAAattgctgccgatctgcaaaaCCCATCAAACATGCCAAAGGCCAACACCATGAGCAAGTTCAACATCCTCACCCGTGCCATCCGCGTTATGGGACACCAAGAAATGTACGAGCTGGCGCAGAAATACTTTGTTTCACAGAAGGAACGCCAAGAAGCCGAACTTACCGATAAGAAGTTCAGTAAGCGCGTCGACGCTTGGGTTGTTTATCGTGATGCTCTTGCTGAAGCTGGAACACCAGCGGCCTTCAAGCTGATCTCCGAATACATCAAAGAGAAGAAGCTTTGTGGGTATGAGGCAGCAACCGTGGTCTCTTCCATGGCTAAGTCCATTCGCTTCCCAACCGAAAATCTCATGCACGAATTTTTCCTGCTGGTTACCAGTGACGTCGTTCTCCACCAGGAATATCTGAATACCACTGCTCTGTTTGCTTACTCCGATTTTGTCAACCAGGCTCATGTGAGCAACCGCTCGGCATACAACTATTACCCAGTGTTCAGCTTCGGTCGTCTGGCTGATGCAGACTACAAGATCATCGAGCACAAGATCGTTCCTTTCTTCGCTCACAAACTCCGTGAAGCCGTCCAGTTTGGAGATAGTATCAGGACTCAAGTCTATATTCGCTGCCTGGGAAATCTTGGTCATCCCCATATCCTGTCGGTTTTCAAATCATACCTGGAGGGTAAGATTGAAATCACTGATTTCCAACGTTTggctatgattgctgccttagACAATTTGGTCATCTACTATCCGGAGCTGGCCCGCTCGGTACTGTACCGTGCTTACATGAATACCGCCGATGTCCACGAAGTCCGTTGTGCTGCTATCCACCTGTTGATGCGCACTGATCCACCGGCTGATATGCTGCAACGTATGGCTGAATCTACCCATCATGAGCCAAGCCGTTATGTGAGGGCCGCCGTCAAGTCCGCCATCGAAACCGCTGCTCTTGCTGATGATTATGACAATTATAGTGAGCTTGCTGAAAATGCCAAGGCTGCTGTTAACTTCCTGTACCCAGAAGATGTCAGTGTACAGTACTCTTTCAACCATATTCGCGATTACGCTATGGAGAATCTCGAAATGAGCTATCGTCTGCACTACGGAGAAATTGCTTCCGAAGATCATCGTTATCCAAGTGGAGTGTTTTACCACCTGCGCCAAAACTATGGTGGATTCAAGAAGTACACCTCTTTCTACTACCTCGTTTCCAGTATGGAAGCTTTCTTCGATATTTTCGAGAAACAGTACAACACCAAGTACTTCGCTGATTACTACAAATCGGCTGATTACAGCACCAACTTCTACAACTTTGACAAATACTCCAAATACTACAAACAGTACTTCTACAGCAAGAACGACGAATACTACCAGAAGTACTATGGACCGAAGAAGAATGACTACAATGATAAGGAACCATCCAAATTTACCGCTCCTCGTATTGCCAAACTGCTGAACATTGACGCCCAAGAGGCTGAACAGCTGGAAGGGCAGCTGTTATTCAAGCTTTTCAACGGATATTTCTTCTACGCTTTCGATAATCAGACCATTGAAAACCTTCCGCACAAGATGAGacatctgtttgaagatttgGAAAAGGGATACGATTGTGATTTCACCAAATTCTACCAACAGCAAGATGTCGTTCTCGCCTGGCCGTTGGCAACTGGATTCCCATTCTTGTACACTCTGAAGGCACCAACTGTTTTCAAATTCGAAGTTGAAGCTTCGGCCAAATCGCACCCACAGGTGTACAAACAGCCAGCTGGACACCCTGAAAACGAAAATGATGACTTCTTCTACATGCCACAGTCTATGAACGGATCAGTTGACGTTAATCTGCTTTATCACCGTATGGTTGATGCCAAGGTTGGATTCATGACGCCATTCGATCATCAACGCTACATCGCTGGTTACCAGAAGAAACTGCATGGATATCTCCCACTCAATATCGAATTGGGATTGGACTTTGTCAACGATGAGTATGAGTTCGAAATGAAATTCCAGGATCCTAAGGAAGACCATTTAATGTTCCACTTGAGCTCTTGGCCGTACACCGGATTCAAGGACATCACTGATATGCGTCCGATTGCCGAAAATCCTAATGCAAAGATTGTTCACGATGAAGATCAAACTACCAAGTCCTTGGAATACACCTTCGGTCAGGATATGACCGGTGTTGCTCTGCGCCTTCACGCTAAATACGATTATGACTTCTTCAACTTCCAGCAGTTCTGGACCTCGATTAAGAGACACGACTTCGTATCAGCTGTCAACTATCCATTTGCTTACCAGCCATATGAATACCATCAGTTCAACCTGTACTACGATGCCCAGCGCACTCACGCCAAGTCCTTCAAATTCTTCGCTTACCAAAAGTTCGGAACTCCATCATTCGAAGAAACTGGACCCAAGCACCCAGCCAACCGTCATTCGTACTCTGGAAACTACTACGAATCAAACTATGCTCAACCCTTCGTCTACAGCGCCGGAAGCAAACGCCGCTCCGAACAGTTCTTCCGTAATGCTGCTTCAGGCATCAGAAACAGCTTCGTTCGTTACTACGACTTTGGTTTCGAGTTCTACGCTCCAAAACAGAAGAGTGAGTTTGTGTTCACCACCGCCTTTGCCGATAGCCCAGTTGATAAGACATCCCGTCAGTTGTACTACTTCCACGCTAGTCCAATGTTCCCCAGTCAATCCTACTTCAGAGATATTCCATTCTCTGGCAAACAGTTCCAGATTTGCGCTACCGCTACCAGTGAATTCCCTCGTGTACCTTATATGAAGTTCTCGGACTTTGATAAGTATTACGGCGATGCTTCCCAGACCTTCGATATTCTTTATGGTGAATCATGCCAGGGTGGAGCCCATGTTTCGGTTAAGGGTAAGCAAAAGCAGACTGGCAAGTACCGCGAGTACCTTGGCTTCTCAGATGATGCCAAGGCTTGCCGAGAACAGATGGCCAACGGATACTACCAATTCGAGGAATGCCAAAATGCTATCGATCTGGCGTACTACTATGATTTCTACGACTATTCGATTGAATATAAGGACGTCGGTGCCGTTGCTAAGAACTACAGTGCCAAGGCCTTCGACTACTTCCAGTATGCTTTCTATCCGTATTTCGAATCGAACTTCTTCTACCAAGGAAAGCACAACCAGATCAAGGCTGAATTCGAATTCGCTCCTTATGGCGATTATTACAACGCGTCGTGGTACGGACCAAACTATGCGTTCCAGGTTAAGAACTACCCCATCGAAAACGATTATTCGACCTACTTCCCGTACTTCTTCAAGTACACTTTCTTCCCTCGCTACCAACCATACTTCCTGCACCGTCTGCCATCACACAAGCAGCGTGATCGTCCTTACAGCGAACTCTCTGACTACGAACAATTTGCTGTTTTTGGTCGCAAGCCCCAGTATC CTTCCTGTTCATTCTCCAAGGATTACTTCTACACTTTCGATGACAAGAAATATTTCTACGACATGGGTGAATGCTGGCATACAATTCTGTACACTGTTAAGCCTGACTACGATTTCTATGCTCAGCAGTCTCACTTCTATAACTCCGATTACGACTACAAGTACAAGAACGGATTCGAAGAGTATGAACAGTTTGCCGCTTTGGCTCGTCGTGATTCGAATAATCAACTGTATTTCAAGTTCCTGTTCGGAGATAACACCATCGATATCTTCCCCAAGAATGGCGATGTACCCATGGTGATGTTCAATGGACGTCCATACGATATCAGCCAATACAACATTGCCCACTTCGAGTACAAGGAAAGTTACCCAAGCTTCCCATACTTCTACGCCTTTGCTTACCCCAACAAGGATTTGGAAGTCAGCTTCTtcggtggcaaattgaagttcgCTACCGATGGATACCGCGCTCGTTTCTTCTCGGACTACTCATTCTACAACAACTTCGTTGGTCTGTGCGGAACCAACAGCGGAGAATATTTCGATGAATTTGTCACTCCCGATCATTGCTACATGCGCAAACCGGAATTCTTCGCAGCTTCCTATGCCATCACTGGCCAGAACTGCACCGGACCAGCCAAGGCTTTCAACTATGCCTACCAGCAGAAGGCCAAGGAAGAATGTGTCAAGCGTGAGGTGTACTACGGAGACATCATCTACGAGCACGAAAACTTCCATCCACGCTATCGCTATTACAATCACAATGTTGAAGATTCCAGCTCCAGCTCTTCATCCAGCGATTCCTCTTCATCATCTAGCTCTTCATCGTCCTCAGAATCCAACTCTGACAGCTCGTCGGATTCTTCCGATAGCTCTAGCTCAGAGGAGCACAGGGAATTCCACCCACACCAGCAGAACCACACTCTGAAAGACTGTCCAGTTCAGCACCAGCATCAGTTCATCCAACAAGGTGATAAAATTTGCTTCACTCTGCGTCCTCTGCCCGCTTGCCACTCCAAGTGCGCCGCAACCGACAAGATCAGCCGATACTTCGATGTTCACTGCTTCGAGAAGAGCTCCCCTCAGGCTGAGAAGCTACGTTCCGAGATTTCCCGCGGTAACAACCCGGATTTGAGGAACTACTCGTCGCACAAGACTCTGAAGTTCAACTACCCGAAGAGCTGCGTCCACAAGGCTTACTGA